One window from the genome of Thermus sediminis encodes:
- the tatA gene encoding twin-arginine translocase TatA/TatE family subunit codes for MRLGLPEILLILLVILLLFGARKLPELARGIGQSAREFRKGLQEGEEKKEKEEPKA; via the coding sequence ATGCGCTTAGGACTACCAGAGATCCTCCTCATCCTCCTGGTCATCCTCCTCCTCTTTGGCGCCAGAAAACTACCCGAGCTAGCCCGCGGCATCGGCCAGTCGGCCCGGGAGTTCAGGAAGGGCCTCCAGGAGGGGGAGGAAAAAAAGGAAAAGGAGGAGCCCAAGGCTTAG
- a CDS encoding tetratricopeptide repeat protein codes for MRWLLLTLGLLTVPVLAQTSPPPAAQVQQDPLRIGVQLYTLGRYEAALSLFERAVRENPQDPDALYWLARAQLKMGLLNPALENARGLVARNPRYIGGYMVLSEAYVAFFRASEDREKGRVHLEQALSVLRDAERINPRYAPLFAQRGLVHALLGQMDRAEEALKRALALQDTPEVRSALAEVYLASGRLDEALDQYARAVGLAPRNADLRVRYASALLLKGRSEEAARVLEEGHRLRPLDAEGWYTLGQAYLALGRPREAGVALENAVALAPLRFPAAYYYLGQAYLALQEPARAKNRLTVAVRLEPRRAEYRYLLCLANERLGDKEGARYQCQEALKLKPGYKEAEEVLRRL; via the coding sequence ATGCGCTGGTTGCTCTTGACCTTGGGTTTGCTGACCGTGCCTGTCCTGGCCCAGACCTCCCCGCCTCCCGCAGCGCAGGTGCAGCAGGACCCCTTGAGGATAGGGGTACAGCTCTACACCCTGGGGCGGTACGAGGCGGCCCTCTCCCTCTTTGAAAGGGCGGTGAGGGAGAACCCTCAGGACCCCGACGCCCTCTACTGGTTAGCCCGGGCCCAGCTCAAGATGGGCCTTCTGAACCCTGCCCTGGAAAACGCCAGGGGCTTGGTGGCCCGAAATCCACGCTATATCGGGGGATATATGGTCCTCTCCGAGGCTTACGTGGCTTTCTTCCGGGCCTCGGAGGACCGGGAGAAGGGGAGGGTTCATCTGGAGCAGGCCCTTTCCGTCTTGCGGGATGCGGAGAGGATCAATCCCCGCTACGCGCCCCTCTTCGCCCAGAGGGGCTTGGTCCATGCTCTGCTGGGCCAGATGGACAGGGCCGAGGAGGCCTTAAAGCGGGCCCTGGCCCTCCAGGACACCCCCGAGGTGCGCTCCGCCTTGGCCGAGGTCTACCTGGCTTCGGGAAGGCTGGACGAGGCCTTGGATCAGTACGCCAGGGCGGTGGGCCTTGCCCCAAGGAACGCCGATCTGCGGGTACGCTACGCCTCGGCTCTCCTCCTTAAGGGTAGGTCCGAGGAGGCTGCCCGGGTCCTGGAGGAAGGGCATAGGCTCAGGCCCCTGGACGCAGAGGGCTGGTACACCCTCGGGCAGGCCTACTTGGCCCTAGGGCGCCCCAGGGAAGCGGGGGTGGCCCTGGAGAACGCCGTGGCCCTGGCTCCCCTGCGCTTCCCCGCTGCCTACTACTACTTGGGGCAGGCCTACCTGGCCCTGCAAGAGCCCGCCAGGGCTAAGAACCGCCTGACGGTGGCGGTGCGCCTCGAGCCTAGGAGGGCAGAGTACCGCTACCTCCTCTGCCTGGCCAACGAGAGGCTGGGGGACAAGGAGGGGGCCCGCTACCAGTGCCAAGAGGCCCTCAAGCTGAAGCCTGGCTACAAGGAGGCGGAGGAGGTCCTGAGGCGCCTCTAG
- the hslV gene encoding ATP-dependent protease subunit HslV, with the protein MEFHGTTILAVRKDGVTALAGDGQITLGQTVLKRAAVKVRRLEVGEGVLVGFAGGVADALALLERFEEKLQEARGSLLRGAVETAKLWRTDRVLRHLQAMIVAADRENLVLLSGTGEVIAPEEPLLAVGSGGPYALAAAKALYRHSALGAREIVEEALRIAAEVDLYTSGQVTVLTLGEA; encoded by the coding sequence GTGGAGTTTCACGGCACCACCATTCTGGCCGTGCGCAAGGACGGGGTCACCGCCTTGGCAGGGGACGGGCAGATCACCTTGGGCCAGACGGTCCTCAAGCGAGCCGCGGTGAAGGTGCGCCGCCTAGAGGTGGGGGAGGGGGTCCTGGTGGGTTTCGCCGGGGGTGTGGCCGATGCCCTGGCCCTTTTGGAGCGCTTTGAGGAGAAGCTGCAAGAGGCCAGGGGGAGCCTCCTTAGGGGCGCGGTGGAGACGGCTAAGCTCTGGCGTACCGACCGGGTCCTGCGCCACCTCCAGGCCATGATCGTGGCTGCCGACCGGGAGAACCTGGTCCTCCTCTCGGGAACCGGGGAGGTCATCGCCCCCGAGGAACCCCTCTTGGCCGTGGGGAGCGGTGGCCCCTACGCCCTGGCTGCGGCCAAGGCCCTTTACCGCCACTCGGCCCTAGGTGCACGGGAGATCGTCGAGGAGGCCCTTAGGATCGCTGCTGAGGTGGACCTCTACACCTCTGGCCAGGTCACCGTCCTCACCCTGGGGGAAGCATGA
- the hslU gene encoding ATP-dependent protease ATPase subunit HslU — translation MNLTPAEIVRELSKHIVGQEAAKKAVAVALRNRYRRKKLPPEVAREVTPKNILMIGPTGVGKTEIARRLARLAGAPFVKVEATKFTEVGYVGRDVDAIVRDLAEASQQLVMEEMKKRVEEKALAYAEEELATLLRTSVAEVRSGRLDNLSVEVQVEEEVGLPFMGVLGGEAFGGMGDMLKGLLPKRPVRRRMTVKEARETLKNQHAERLIDKEELKEESRRRAQEEGIVFIDEIDKIARREGAVGPDVSGEGVQRDLLPIVEGTVVSTRIGPISTEHVLFIAAGAFHVAKPSDLIPELQGRFPIRVELSPLGPEEFYRILKEPENSLIRQYTELLKADGTELFFEEEALWAIAQAAHRANQELEDIGARRLSTVLERVLEEVSFQTDLGRVEITRAYVEKRLEAVLASPDLTRFVL, via the coding sequence ATGAACCTGACGCCCGCCGAGATCGTCCGGGAGCTTTCCAAGCACATCGTGGGCCAGGAGGCCGCCAAGAAGGCGGTGGCCGTGGCCCTTCGCAACCGCTACCGCCGCAAGAAGCTTCCCCCCGAGGTGGCCCGAGAGGTGACCCCCAAGAACATCCTTATGATCGGGCCTACGGGGGTGGGGAAGACGGAGATCGCCCGGCGCCTGGCCCGCCTGGCCGGGGCTCCCTTCGTGAAGGTGGAGGCCACCAAGTTCACCGAGGTGGGCTATGTGGGCCGGGACGTGGACGCCATCGTGCGGGACCTGGCCGAGGCCAGCCAGCAACTGGTCATGGAGGAGATGAAAAAGAGGGTGGAGGAGAAGGCCCTGGCCTACGCCGAGGAGGAGCTGGCCACCCTCCTCCGCACCTCGGTGGCCGAGGTGCGCTCCGGCCGCCTGGACAACCTCTCCGTGGAGGTGCAGGTGGAGGAGGAGGTGGGCCTACCCTTCATGGGGGTCCTAGGGGGCGAGGCCTTTGGCGGTATGGGGGACATGCTAAAAGGCCTCCTTCCCAAGCGGCCAGTGCGCAGGCGTATGACCGTGAAGGAGGCGCGGGAAACTCTCAAGAACCAGCACGCGGAGCGCCTCATAGACAAGGAGGAGCTCAAGGAGGAGTCCAGGCGGCGGGCTCAGGAGGAGGGCATCGTGTTCATTGACGAAATAGACAAGATCGCCCGCCGGGAGGGGGCCGTGGGGCCCGACGTCTCCGGGGAGGGGGTGCAGCGGGACCTGCTTCCCATCGTGGAGGGTACGGTGGTTTCCACCCGCATCGGCCCGATCTCCACGGAGCACGTCCTTTTCATCGCTGCCGGGGCCTTCCACGTGGCCAAGCCCTCAGACCTGATCCCCGAGCTCCAGGGGCGGTTTCCCATCCGGGTGGAGCTCTCCCCCTTGGGCCCCGAGGAGTTTTACCGCATCCTGAAGGAGCCGGAGAACTCCCTCATCCGCCAGTACACGGAGCTCCTGAAGGCGGACGGCACGGAGCTTTTCTTTGAGGAGGAGGCCCTTTGGGCCATCGCCCAAGCGGCCCACCGGGCCAACCAGGAGCTGGAGGACATCGGGGCCAGGAGACTTTCTACGGTGCTAGAGAGGGTTCTGGAAGAGGTCAGCTTCCAAACTGACCTGGGCCGGGTGGAGATCACCCGGGCCTACGTGGAGAAGCGGCTCGAAGCGGTTCTCGCTTCGCCAGACTTGACGAGGTTTGTCCTATAG